From the genome of Polyangiaceae bacterium, one region includes:
- the dtd gene encoding D-aminoacyl-tRNA deacylase, which produces MRAVVQRVSQASVSVGGATVGQVGVGLVVLVGVAREDGDADAEFLADKVVGLRIFEDDAGKMNRSVQDVGGGVLAVSQFTLLGDVRKGRRPSFGDAMEPERARQLFEVFCAACRRQGVQVETGRFREHMLVELSNDGPVTILIDSKRLF; this is translated from the coding sequence ATGCGAGCGGTCGTGCAGCGAGTGAGTCAGGCGAGCGTGAGCGTGGGAGGGGCGACGGTGGGCCAGGTCGGCGTTGGGCTCGTGGTGCTCGTGGGGGTGGCCCGCGAGGACGGCGACGCCGACGCGGAGTTTCTCGCGGACAAGGTCGTCGGTCTGCGTATCTTCGAGGACGACGCGGGAAAGATGAACCGCAGCGTGCAGGACGTTGGAGGCGGCGTGCTGGCCGTCTCGCAATTCACGCTGCTCGGAGACGTGCGCAAGGGGCGACGTCCGAGCTTTGGTGATGCGATGGAGCCGGAGCGCGCTCGCCAGCTGTTCGAGGTCTTCTGCGCTGCCTGTCGCCGACAAGGAGTTCAAGTCGAAACGGGGAGATTTCGCGAGCACATGCTGGTGGAGCTTTCAAACGACGGTCCGGTCACGATA